Genomic DNA from Thermopolyspora flexuosa:
CGCTCCAGCTCGGCGATGTGCGCGATGTTCCTCTGGTCGGTCGGGTCGCTGCTCGGCGCGGTCGCGAACCAGGCGTCGAGGATCTCCACGAGCAGCTGCGGGCTGGTCAGCCGCAGGCTCAGCGCGAGCACGTTCGCGTCGTTCCACTTGCGCGCGCCCTCCGCGGTCTGCGCGTCCACGCACAGCGCGGCCCGCACCCCCGGCACCTTGTTCGCGGCGATCGACGCGCCGGTGCCGGTCCAGCAGCACACGACCGCCTGGTCCGCCTTGCCCTCGGCGACGTCCCGCGCCGCGGCCGAACAGCACCAGGCCCAATCGGGCGGGTCGTTCTCCGCCAATGCTCCGTAGAGTGTGACCGTATGGCCCCGCCGCTCCAGTTCGGTGATGACCTGGGACGCCACGCCGTCGAGACTGTCGGAGGCCACTGAGATGCGCATGTCTCCGATTGTCCGTGCCGGCCGGGCGGAACGGGAGGAGGGACGCCGGGAGAGCGGCGGCTCGGGGGTGGGCCGACGACGGAGTCGGTGACGAACTGGTGATCACGGGGGGCGATCGCGACGGGCGACCCGCAGACGACGGGCGGCGCGCCGGCCCGCGGGGGCGAGCAGGTGGCCGCACGGCCGGTGCGCGTGC
This window encodes:
- a CDS encoding RpiB/LacA/LacB family sugar-phosphate isomerase, yielding MRISVASDSLDGVASQVITELERRGHTVTLYGALAENDPPDWAWCCSAAARDVAEGKADQAVVCCWTGTGASIAANKVPGVRAALCVDAQTAEGARKWNDANVLALSLRLTSPQLLVEILDAWFATAPSSDPTDQRNIAHIAELER